Proteins from a single region of Pseudarthrobacter sp. NIBRBAC000502772:
- a CDS encoding isochorismatase family protein — protein MSRALIIVDVQNDFCEGGSLAVAGGADVAAAISEYVDAHHLEFDHIVATQDWHIDPGAHFSDTPDHKDSWPRHCVAGTRGAELHPDLDSEYIQAYFQKGQFAAAYSGFEGLLAPEDAVPTGERQPGAMPADAEAYAPADNAIGLDDWLQSHDVEDVVVVGIATDYCVMATSLDAVQAGYSVTVIRSLTAGIAEDLEDAVAEMELGGVEVA, from the coding sequence ATGTCCCGCGCCCTGATCATCGTTGACGTCCAGAACGACTTCTGCGAGGGCGGCTCCCTTGCCGTGGCCGGCGGGGCGGACGTAGCAGCAGCCATCAGCGAATACGTTGATGCCCACCACCTCGAGTTTGACCACATCGTTGCCACCCAGGACTGGCACATCGATCCCGGCGCGCATTTTTCCGACACTCCCGATCACAAGGACAGCTGGCCGCGGCACTGCGTGGCCGGCACTCGCGGCGCAGAACTCCATCCGGACCTGGACAGCGAATACATCCAGGCCTACTTCCAGAAGGGACAGTTCGCCGCGGCGTACTCCGGCTTTGAGGGCCTGCTGGCACCTGAGGATGCCGTCCCCACCGGGGAACGCCAGCCGGGCGCCATGCCCGCTGACGCAGAAGCCTACGCACCCGCGGACAACGCCATCGGACTGGACGACTGGCTGCAAAGCCACGACGTGGAGGACGTTGTAGTGGTGGGGATCGCCACGGACTACTGCGTGATGGCCACCTCGCTGGACGCGGTCCAGGCAGGCTACTCCGTCACGGTCATCCGCTCACTCACCGCCGGCATCGCCGAGGACCTGGAGGACGCTGTGGCCGAAATGGAGCTGGGCGGCGTCGAAGTCGCCTGA
- a CDS encoding DEAD/DEAH box helicase: MTETLFGGPTLPPAYPERAAWGTAQKLRAWQQQALDLYFRTDPRDFLAVATPGAGKTTFALRVASMLIESGAVNRVTIVAPTDHLKRQWADAAAKVGIAIDPNFKNSDGQHGRGFVGVAVTYAQVASKPMLHRAKTEAARTLVILDEIHHGGEALSWGDGLREAFDPAARRLSLTGTPFRSDTSPIPFVEYAQDKDGIRRSKADYTYGYGNALRDHVVRPVMFMAYSGQMRWRTSAGEEMAASLGESAVTKDITSQAWRTALNPAGEWIPAVLAGADKRLSEVRRTVPDAGGLVIATDHEDARAYAGQLKRITGESPTVILSDDAKASSKIEEFTVSEKRWMVAVRMVSEGVDVPRLSVGVYATSTSTPLFFAQAVGRFVRARKRGETASVFLPSVPMLMALANSMEAERDHALDRPEKEDSDGLFNPEDSLMEEANREDKASDSLTKGKFEALDSQASFDRVLFDGGEFGTGGEVGSEDELDFLGIPGLLDAEQVGTLLRQRQHEQLNRKNRRAPAAEPAAAAPAIPDHRMLMDLRNELAKNVAAWSARTGTPHGVVHTKLRTVCGGPPVAQANEEQLQSRLRKLQDWFIGRK, encoded by the coding sequence GTGACGGAGACGCTCTTTGGCGGCCCCACCCTGCCACCGGCTTATCCGGAACGCGCAGCCTGGGGAACCGCCCAAAAACTCCGTGCCTGGCAGCAGCAAGCACTTGACCTCTACTTCAGGACCGATCCCCGCGACTTCCTGGCCGTAGCAACTCCCGGCGCCGGCAAGACCACCTTCGCGTTGCGCGTGGCCTCCATGCTCATCGAATCAGGGGCGGTCAACCGCGTCACCATCGTGGCACCCACGGACCACCTGAAACGGCAGTGGGCGGACGCCGCTGCCAAGGTGGGCATCGCCATCGACCCCAACTTCAAGAACTCCGACGGCCAGCACGGCCGCGGTTTCGTTGGCGTCGCTGTCACCTACGCGCAGGTGGCCAGCAAACCCATGCTGCACCGCGCCAAAACCGAGGCAGCCCGCACCCTGGTGATCCTTGACGAGATCCACCACGGCGGCGAAGCCCTGTCCTGGGGCGACGGCCTCCGCGAAGCGTTTGACCCTGCGGCACGGCGGCTCTCCCTGACCGGTACGCCGTTCCGCTCCGACACCTCGCCCATCCCGTTCGTTGAATACGCGCAGGACAAGGACGGCATCCGGCGCTCGAAAGCGGACTACACCTACGGCTACGGCAATGCCCTGCGTGACCACGTGGTGCGCCCGGTCATGTTCATGGCCTACTCAGGCCAGATGCGGTGGCGCACCAGCGCCGGCGAGGAAATGGCGGCCTCCCTGGGCGAGTCCGCGGTCACCAAGGACATCACGTCGCAGGCGTGGCGGACGGCGCTGAACCCGGCCGGGGAATGGATTCCCGCTGTCCTGGCGGGGGCGGACAAACGCCTCAGCGAAGTGCGCCGCACGGTTCCGGACGCCGGCGGGCTGGTCATCGCCACGGACCACGAGGATGCCAGGGCCTATGCCGGGCAGCTAAAAAGGATCACCGGCGAATCGCCCACGGTGATCCTTTCCGACGACGCCAAGGCCTCCAGCAAGATCGAGGAATTCACCGTGAGCGAGAAACGGTGGATGGTGGCCGTCCGCATGGTGTCAGAAGGCGTGGACGTGCCCCGGCTCTCCGTCGGCGTCTATGCGACGTCCACCTCGACGCCGCTGTTCTTCGCCCAGGCTGTGGGCCGCTTTGTGCGCGCCCGGAAACGCGGCGAAACGGCCTCGGTCTTCCTGCCGTCCGTGCCGATGCTGATGGCCCTGGCCAACTCGATGGAGGCCGAACGCGACCACGCGCTGGACCGCCCCGAGAAAGAGGACAGCGACGGCCTGTTCAATCCCGAGGACTCGCTGATGGAAGAGGCCAACCGGGAGGACAAGGCGTCCGACAGCCTCACCAAGGGCAAGTTCGAGGCCCTCGACTCACAGGCGTCCTTCGACCGCGTATTGTTCGACGGCGGCGAGTTCGGCACCGGGGGAGAAGTGGGCTCGGAGGACGAACTGGACTTCCTGGGCATCCCCGGACTGCTGGATGCCGAGCAGGTGGGGACGCTGCTGCGGCAGCGCCAGCACGAACAGCTCAACCGCAAGAACCGGCGCGCACCGGCAGCCGAGCCGGCCGCCGCGGCGCCGGCCATACCGGACCACCGGATGCTGATGGACCTGCGCAACGAACTGGCCAAGAACGTGGCGGCCTGGTCGGCGCGGACCGGAACCCCGCACGGCGTGGTGCACACGAAGCTGCGGACCGTCTGCGGCGGCCCTCCAGTGGCGCAGGCGAACGAGGAACAGCTTCAGTCCAGGCTGCGCAAGCTCCAGGACTGGTTCATCGGCCGGAAGTAA
- a CDS encoding DUF3039 domain-containing protein, with product MDAMTSMTDPLENDPMRELSGAGTSTATIEREELRQEVEPGDRERFSHYVRKEKIMESALTGDPVIALCGKVWTPGRDPQKFPVCPMCKEVYDGLRPGNDGGKGPGGDSGNNK from the coding sequence ATGGATGCCATGACTAGCATGACGGACCCTCTCGAAAACGACCCGATGCGTGAGCTTTCCGGGGCTGGAACGTCCACGGCAACCATCGAGCGCGAAGAGCTGCGCCAGGAAGTGGAGCCCGGTGACCGGGAACGCTTCTCGCACTACGTGCGCAAGGAAAAAATCATGGAATCCGCGCTGACGGGTGATCCTGTCATTGCCCTCTGCGGCAAAGTGTGGACGCCGGGCCGGGATCCGCAGAAGTTCCCGGTGTGCCCCATGTGCAAAGAGGTTTATGACGGCCTCCGCCCGGGCAACGACGGCGGCAAGGGTCCCGGAGGGGACTCGGGCAACAACAAGTAG